The genomic segment GATCATCAGGACGCCGAACCAACCGACATAAATCCGGTTGTTGGTGCTGGTCACCCAGTTGCAGAATTGCTCCCACAGATTCGCGCTTTCGCGACGCTGTAGTACTGTTGTCATGGTTCTGTAATGATTGCGGAAATCAAGTATGTATATGTGGTGTTAACCACACTTCATATAGTAGCGGATTAATTAAGGAATGTAAAGACTGTTAAGAAAGTTTTCTTAATTTGTTTCAAACCGCACCCAATCCGCCGCCAGCAAGTCTTTCACCCCTATCTAGGGCGTTGCTTCTGAAGAAGAGCGATCGTAATTCGCCCAAGCTAGCAACATATTTCTTAATAAATTAGTGCTTCTGTAATTGCCACAAAATATCCTGGAGCCCACTCTAGCAAGCACTTCAGCCCAAGGATAATGAATTAAAGGAGGAAGGAATATTACGCTTTGTAAACTTGTTGCTCTTTGTAAACTTGTTACCCTTCGTAAACTTTACCGTGGGGCATGGTGGCTCCTTGCAAGAGGGCTCCGGTCATCTTCACCATGACCCGATCGTCAAAGCCTACCTTCGCCCCTTCTAAATTCGCCCCTCGCAGATCGGATCCACTCAAATCCGCTCCAATGAGGTTGGCTCCCCGCAGATCAGCATTTCTCAAATTGGCTTCCAAGAGATTGGCTCGAAAGAGATTGGCATTCTGAAGACTGGCCCCCTCTAAATTCACCCGATGCAAAAAGGCATCACTTAGATTGGCTTGACTCAGATTCGCACGAGCTAAATTACGGTTGGACAAATCTTTTTCCCGCAAATCTCTTCCCCGCAGATCAACACCGGATAGATCAGGCCCATGGGTTTTATAGGGGGTTTGGGGACTGCGGTAGTCCCGAGGAGAACCATAGGCACGGGCTGTATTTCCCGGTGGCGTATAGGCATGGGGGGGCTTTGGCGTCGGATCGACCGATCGTGCCTCGGAAGACTTGGCTTCAGACTGACGTGGATCAGACGCAGGGCGTTGATGCGACTGGTTAGTGCCAGCTTGGGATTGAGTCGATCGGTGATACTCAGCCCGGTAACGGGACTGTGCATAATAGTCCTGAGCTCTCGTAGCGCTGTTATTTGCCTCTTGACCCGACTGTCGCCCCTGGCCTCCAGCCGATCCTGTTCCGTGACCATTAGCTCCGTGACCATTAGCTCCGTGACCATTTGCGCCATGACCATTAGCTCCGTGACCATTTGCGCCATAGCCGTTAGCGTGATGCCCATGGTGTTGTGCCCCTGTGCCATGACCGCCATGACTACCTGAGCTGTGGTGATGGGATTGGCCTTGACTGGATTTGCCGCTTTGGTAGTAGTAATAGGACTGATAGCCCGTATAGGACTGGTGATTCGGACGAGCTTGCCCTTCAGAACGATGGGCCTGGTGGGAGGTCGCCGATCCAGAATGATGTTGCCCCGATGACGCAGCTCCCGATCGACCGCTTTTAGCCTGTTCTCGCAAAATATCGCGAGCGTGGTTCAATTCCTTAATTTTCTCTTCTGCCATTTGCAGAAGGCGCTGATTATCCTTAGGGAGCCGATCGGGATGCCAAACTAAGGCCAAATCTTTATAGGCTCGATTAATTTCTGCCAGGGTCGCGCTCGGCTTGATGCCCAAAAGTTGATAGCAGTGTTCTAGGTCACTCATCCACTTCACCACTACTGCCAATGATCATTCCAAAAACGCGCTCATGACCTCCCCGCTTGGTGTTGAAGTAGAGGTTGAACTTTTCTCAGTTTAAACGGAACTCTGGCGAAATGGCTGATAGCTAAAGAGTTAATTAACCCCTGCCCTTGTAAACTTGGCCGATCGGCTGCCTAGGCTACAAAATCAGCACAACGATGGCCAAAACTTAGGTGGATGCAGAAACTTAGGTGGATGCAGAGCCAGACCCTCGTCTTAGGCAGCCGCTTCTAACCAGTCGTAAATGCGATCTAACTGCTCCAGCGTGATTAAACCGTATTGCCACAAAATCATCGGCAATGGGTCATAGTCGCCCTTGCGTTGCTTCAAGGCAAAGTCGATCGACGAGGCAGAGACCGACAAGTCTTCCTTTAAAAATTGAATCAAATCGGGATAGGTTGATGGAGACATTGTTTGAGATCACCCCCGGAGTGTTATTAGAAATTCATTTGATATAAACGAAAGTCCAAGCTAATCAGGCTCCGACTCTCGCAAGAGATATTGTTGACAAAGAACGCTCGAAACGCACAGGTGATACAGGACAGTATTCGATTTGGCCGCCGATCGCCCTGAATTTGTAGGAACCTGAATCGGTTTAGTCAAACTCACGAAATGAGCAGCATTTCCCGGAACTTTTACAAAATATTTTTGCAAAAGCGTTGAGTTCTAATGGTTGCAGCAATAGTAGCACATATGTTCTACTTTGGCTTGTTCTACTTTGTTGATTTAAATCAAGTTTCAAATAGGAGCGGATATTTGAAAAGGCGGACAAACAATGCTGACAAACAACTGAGTGTGAAGAAAATCAGGAAAAACGCTCAGAGCTTTAGGTCGCAGAGAACCGAAGACTCAATAGGACAACACACAACCGTTAAATTAATTACAATTTATCCGGATTGAGGAGAGAGTATAACATGGCCTCTGCAAACTAGATCTAGAATAGCTATTTTTTTTATAATTGCCCTGACCGGATTGGGCTTCCTGGCTCCAGGCCCCCAGCTCTAGGACATTCTTCCTAACAAATGCCAAACAGATGCCAAATATTTAGCCTTGTGGTTGTAAAAAGGTGACTGTGATCCGATCTCCCACTTGTAGGTTGAGCGTTTGGGCGCGGCCTGCCCGTAGTTCAATCACTTGGTCAACCAAATCGTTAGGACCATAGGTGGGGCAAGTCGATGCATCTGTCTCACAGGGGGGCACTTGATCCGCGATCGCAACCACTTTGCCCTGATACAAAAACACCATATCTAAGGGAACAGGGACGTTCTTCATCCAGAAATTCACGGTTCTAGCGGGCGAAAAGGGAAACAGCATCCCTTGGTCGTCGCTGAGTGCTGGACGATACATCAGTCCCATGGCCTGTTGTTGAGGGGTTGACGCCACCTCTAGCCGAATGATTTGATCGGCAATTTTGGCTTGGGCGGAGACTGGCAGATATTGCCCCACCTTGGCGGATGCAGCAACGGGGGCCGCAGAGGCAATGGGCACATTGACTGTAGACGAGGGAGCACAGCCTAGGAGAACCATGCTCAAGCCCAAACAGCTCAGACCGATCGTGGTTGAGCGTAGATTCATCCTGGCTG from the Alkalinema sp. FACHB-956 genome contains:
- a CDS encoding pentapeptide repeat-containing protein translates to MSDLEHCYQLLGIKPSATLAEINRAYKDLALVWHPDRLPKDNQRLLQMAEEKIKELNHARDILREQAKSGRSGAASSGQHHSGSATSHQAHRSEGQARPNHQSYTGYQSYYYYQSGKSSQGQSHHHSSGSHGGHGTGAQHHGHHANGYGANGHGANGHGANGHGANGHGANGHGTGSAGGQGRQSGQEANNSATRAQDYYAQSRYRAEYHRSTQSQAGTNQSHQRPASDPRQSEAKSSEARSVDPTPKPPHAYTPPGNTARAYGSPRDYRSPQTPYKTHGPDLSGVDLRGRDLREKDLSNRNLARANLSQANLSDAFLHRVNLEGASLQNANLFRANLLEANLRNADLRGANLIGADLSGSDLRGANLEGAKVGFDDRVMVKMTGALLQGATMPHGKVYEG
- a CDS encoding DUF192 domain-containing protein, whose protein sequence is MNLRSTTIGLSCLGLSMVLLGCAPSSTVNVPIASAAPVAASAKVGQYLPVSAQAKIADQIIRLEVASTPQQQAMGLMYRPALSDDQGMLFPFSPARTVNFWMKNVPVPLDMVFLYQGKVVAIADQVPPCETDASTCPTYGPNDLVDQVIELRAGRAQTLNLQVGDRITVTFLQPQG
- a CDS encoding DUF2949 domain-containing protein, coding for MSPSTYPDLIQFLKEDLSVSASSIDFALKQRKGDYDPLPMILWQYGLITLEQLDRIYDWLEAAA